In Chryseobacterium lactis, a single genomic region encodes these proteins:
- a CDS encoding class I SAM-dependent methyltransferase, whose product MESYNTPKPDNTAVRTALWRALHVQKDAAPYILEDTIGLQLVSPEEGWQERPDMKYTRRLRASIVARSRFIEDLMIKESEKGIKQYIILGAGLDTFAQRRTDVASQLQIYEIDQPETLAWKQSRLSETGFQLSDNLHFVPVDFEISSWWEELVQAGFNIHEPAVIVCTGVTLYLTREAISTTLQQIATLAPGSKLAMSFYLPIDLLDEEDQPMQEIAEKGAKESGTPFVSFFAPYEVLLLAQEAGFERPEIISTNNIKQLYFSDRTDDLQPASGEVFLLAST is encoded by the coding sequence ATGGAAAGTTATAATACTCCTAAGCCGGATAATACGGCAGTAAGAACTGCTTTGTGGAGAGCTCTGCATGTTCAGAAGGATGCGGCACCCTATATTCTTGAAGATACAATCGGGCTGCAGCTTGTTTCCCCTGAAGAAGGCTGGCAGGAACGTCCGGATATGAAGTATACCCGAAGATTGCGCGCTTCCATTGTGGCTCGTTCCCGCTTTATCGAAGATCTGATGATCAAGGAAAGTGAAAAAGGAATAAAACAGTATATTATTCTTGGAGCAGGCCTTGATACCTTTGCACAACGCAGAACAGATGTTGCTTCTCAGCTACAGATTTATGAGATTGATCAGCCGGAAACCTTAGCATGGAAGCAAAGCAGACTGTCAGAAACAGGATTTCAACTATCCGATAATTTACATTTTGTACCGGTTGATTTTGAAATTTCTTCCTGGTGGGAAGAACTTGTACAAGCCGGATTCAATATTCATGAACCTGCTGTGATTGTCTGTACCGGAGTTACACTATACCTTACAAGAGAAGCAATTTCAACCACTTTACAACAGATCGCGACGCTTGCTCCCGGCTCAAAACTGGCAATGTCTTTCTATCTTCCGATAGACCTTCTCGACGAAGAAGATCAACCAATGCAGGAAATTGCAGAGAAAGGTGCCAAAGAATCAGGGACACCGTTTGTCAGTTTCTTTGCTCCTTATGAGGTACTGCTTCTCGCTCAGGAAGCTGGATTTGAGCGGCCCGAAATTATTTCTACCAACAATATCAAACAACTCTATTTTTCAGATCGAACTGATGACTTGCAGCCTGCAAGCGGAGAAGTCTTCTTATTAGCTTCCACATAG
- a CDS encoding serine hydrolase domain-containing protein has translation MIIKKLITVLILLAFFSNTMSAQQHSKTYEKKIDSLISTEFGNINEPGGVFLVAKNGKILYRKAFGKANLELDVNMSPEQVFQIGSMTKQFTAVAILMLEQQGKLNVNDPISKYSKDYPNGDQITIHHLLTHTSGIKDFTKMKSLSTIAQKEMKPEAMVDFFKNEPVDFSPGEKFDYNNSGYVVLGYIIEFVSGDTYENFIQKNIFDKVGMSHSYYASDRKIIPKRAYGYHKKENGFVNKTVISFSVPFSSGSLMSTVDDMLKWQQALGQNILLNPAETQKAFQKYKLNNGEEFTYGYGWHLKEINGIPDREHGGSVFGFKSMGVYIPVEDIYVIGLSNCDCHSPTEITRNIAKITQALVKK, from the coding sequence ATGATTATTAAAAAACTTATAACCGTTCTTATACTGCTTGCTTTCTTTAGCAATACCATGAGTGCACAACAGCATTCAAAAACGTATGAAAAGAAAATCGACAGTTTGATTTCGACTGAATTTGGTAACATAAATGAACCTGGTGGAGTATTTCTGGTGGCAAAGAATGGAAAAATACTTTACCGGAAAGCTTTCGGAAAAGCCAACTTGGAACTCGATGTGAATATGTCTCCGGAACAGGTTTTTCAGATTGGTTCTATGACCAAGCAATTTACTGCCGTTGCTATTCTGATGCTGGAGCAGCAAGGTAAGCTTAATGTTAATGATCCCATTTCAAAATATAGTAAGGATTATCCTAATGGTGATCAAATTACCATTCACCATCTTTTAACACATACTTCGGGTATTAAGGATTTTACAAAGATGAAATCTCTGTCGACTATAGCACAGAAGGAAATGAAACCTGAAGCAATGGTTGATTTCTTCAAAAACGAACCTGTTGATTTTTCTCCGGGAGAAAAGTTTGATTATAACAATTCCGGGTATGTCGTTTTGGGATATATTATAGAGTTTGTTTCCGGCGATACCTATGAGAATTTTATACAGAAAAACATCTTTGACAAAGTAGGAATGTCCCATTCTTATTATGCCTCCGACCGGAAAATTATTCCAAAAAGAGCATATGGTTATCACAAAAAAGAAAATGGTTTTGTGAATAAAACCGTCATCAGCTTTAGTGTTCCTTTTTCTTCCGGTTCATTAATGTCAACGGTAGATGATATGCTAAAATGGCAACAGGCTTTAGGCCAGAATATTTTGTTAAATCCTGCAGAAACACAAAAGGCATTTCAAAAATATAAGCTTAATAACGGTGAGGAATTCACTTACGGTTATGGATGGCATCTGAAAGAAATCAATGGAATCCCTGATCGTGAACATGGTGGAAGCGTTTTTGGATTTAAAAGCATGGGAGTTTATATTCCCGTCGAAGACATCTATGTGATAGGCCTTAGCAACTGTGATTGCCATTCTCCTACAGAAATCACCAGAAATATCGCAAAAATCACCCAGGCATTGGTAAAAAAATAA